In a single window of the Luteolibacter yonseiensis genome:
- a CDS encoding N-acetylmuramoyl-L-alanine amidase family protein: protein MKKLITSLALMALCAFSSAAQAASFRTVVIDAGHGGHDNGGQWGRVYEKHLALDTAYRLESKLKALGYQTVMTRRSDYFISLPQRVNVGNRYRNAIFVSIHYNYTWKQDVSGLETFFSNPASRPLAQYVQNSLIRRTRTVDRSAKYARFYVIRNSQIPAILVEGGFVSNTAERNRMKSGWFRESIAQGIVDGIQRYRRDG, encoded by the coding sequence ATGAAAAAACTCATCACATCCCTGGCTCTGATGGCCCTTTGCGCCTTCAGCAGCGCGGCACAGGCCGCCAGCTTCCGGACGGTCGTCATCGACGCCGGCCACGGAGGACACGACAATGGAGGCCAATGGGGTCGGGTCTATGAAAAACACCTCGCCCTCGACACCGCATACCGGCTTGAAAGCAAGTTGAAGGCTCTCGGTTATCAAACGGTGATGACGCGCCGCAGCGACTACTTCATCTCGCTTCCCCAGCGGGTGAATGTCGGGAACCGTTACCGCAACGCGATTTTCGTCAGCATCCACTATAACTACACTTGGAAACAGGACGTCAGCGGTTTGGAAACCTTCTTCTCCAATCCGGCGAGCCGCCCTCTCGCCCAGTATGTGCAGAACAGCCTCATCCGCCGCACCCGCACGGTGGATCGCAGTGCGAAATACGCGCGTTTTTATGTGATCCGGAATTCACAGATCCCCGCGATCCTGGTGGAAGGCGGATTTGTCAGCAACACCGCCGAACGCAACCGCATGAAGTCCGGATGGTTCCGCGAGAGCATCGCACAAGGAATCGTGGATGGCATCCAGCGCTATCGCCGGGACGGCTGA
- a CDS encoding histidinol-phosphatase HisJ family protein produces the protein MPADYHTHTPLCRHAEGEPEAYIDAAIAAGLTEYGISDHAPQVPEPFDDWRMEVGELPEYFKWIERARIHAAGRIPVRAGLECDWLNGCETWIADLASRYEWDYLIGSVHYLGDWDFDNPKWLGRWAQSDVEAVWTHYWETYARMADSGLFDILGHPDLVKKFAHVPAGDLDRFYEPVIDAIAANGAVIELNTAGWYKPCAEAYPTPRFLELACSAGIGLVISSDSHSPGEVARDFPRAIELAKAAGYRETVLFEKRQRLTEAF, from the coding sequence GTGCCTGCCGATTATCACACCCACACCCCGCTCTGCCGCCATGCGGAGGGCGAGCCAGAAGCCTACATCGACGCGGCCATCGCCGCAGGTCTAACGGAATACGGGATTTCCGACCATGCGCCCCAAGTTCCCGAGCCGTTCGACGACTGGCGCATGGAGGTCGGCGAGCTTCCGGAATATTTCAAATGGATCGAGCGCGCCCGCATCCATGCCGCCGGAAGAATCCCGGTCCGCGCCGGACTGGAGTGTGATTGGCTGAACGGCTGTGAAACCTGGATCGCGGATCTGGCCTCGCGCTACGAGTGGGACTATCTCATCGGCTCCGTGCATTATCTGGGCGACTGGGACTTCGACAATCCGAAGTGGCTGGGCCGCTGGGCTCAGAGCGATGTGGAAGCTGTCTGGACGCACTACTGGGAGACTTATGCGAGGATGGCGGACAGCGGACTGTTCGACATCCTCGGCCACCCGGATCTGGTGAAAAAATTCGCCCATGTTCCCGCAGGCGATCTCGACCGGTTCTACGAGCCCGTCATCGACGCCATCGCCGCGAATGGAGCGGTCATCGAACTGAACACCGCTGGCTGGTACAAGCCGTGCGCCGAGGCTTATCCCACACCGCGTTTTCTGGAGCTCGCGTGCTCCGCCGGCATCGGCCTCGTGATTTCCTCCGACTCACATTCGCCCGGCGAAGTGGCCCGGGATTTCCCGCGGGCGATCGAACTTGCCAAGGCGGCGGGCTATCGGGAAACGGTGTTGTTTGAAAAACGGCAACGCCTGACGGAGGCGTTTTAA
- a CDS encoding NIPSNAP family protein has translation MKRSHFLSLMSLAGISLMTTGSAAEEKGGGRCFELRIYYAAEGKLDALHTRFRDHTMKLFERHGMTNVAYWVPLDNPERRLVYLLSYPGLAAREASWKAFQADPEWVAAKSASETSGTLVAKVENRFLGLTDFSPEMKLEAGAPHVFEMRTYTATAGNLPRLLERFRKHTISLFTKHGMRHFGYFTPLPGQPGADDTLVYFLAHASKESQAASFGAFREDPEWLKVKGESETGAGGPLTVPDGVKSELMKPTDYSPVK, from the coding sequence ATGAAACGCTCCCACTTCCTCTCTCTCATGTCACTCGCAGGAATCTCACTGATGACCACCGGATCGGCGGCGGAGGAGAAGGGTGGGGGACGTTGTTTCGAACTGCGGATTTATTATGCCGCGGAAGGCAAGCTGGACGCGTTGCACACGCGCTTCCGGGATCACACCATGAAGCTTTTCGAGCGTCACGGGATGACGAACGTCGCCTACTGGGTGCCGCTTGATAATCCGGAGCGGCGGCTCGTCTATCTTCTGTCCTACCCCGGTCTGGCCGCGCGCGAGGCATCTTGGAAAGCATTCCAAGCCGACCCGGAATGGGTGGCGGCGAAGTCGGCTTCCGAGACCTCCGGAACCTTGGTCGCGAAGGTTGAGAACCGTTTCCTCGGTCTCACCGATTTTTCTCCCGAAATGAAGCTGGAGGCGGGTGCTCCGCATGTCTTCGAGATGCGGACCTATACGGCCACCGCAGGAAATCTGCCGCGCCTGCTGGAGCGGTTCCGCAAGCACACGATTTCGTTGTTTACCAAACATGGGATGCGGCACTTCGGCTATTTCACGCCGCTGCCCGGGCAGCCCGGTGCGGACGACACGCTTGTCTATTTCCTCGCACACGCGTCCAAGGAATCGCAGGCGGCTTCATTCGGCGCGTTCAGGGAAGACCCGGAGTGGTTGAAGGTGAAGGGCGAATCGGAGACGGGTGCCGGTGGCCCGCTGACGGTGCCCGATGGCGTCAAATCCGAGCTGATGAAACCCACGGACTACTCGCCGGTGAAGTGA
- the trxB gene encoding thioredoxin-disulfide reductase: MENVIIIGTGCAGYTAAIYTARANLSPLLLSGTQPGGQLTTTTEVENFPGHPDGIMGPELMMKMQQQAEKFGARIAWASVESVERREDGTFLLKAGSEQFEAKTVIIATGAAPRHLGIDNEKELIGHGLTSCATCDGAFYRDVPVCVIGGGDSATEEAGFLTRFASKVYLIHRRDTLRASKIMADRALANPKIEPVWNSTVSDYITDEKGEMRAVMLENLVTGEKKELEVACVFVAIGHVPNSAFLGDLVDMDENGYILQNPGRTSTKTPGLFAAGDVADHYYRQAITAAGQGCAAALEAERYLTDLE; the protein is encoded by the coding sequence ATGGAAAACGTCATCATCATCGGCACCGGATGCGCCGGCTACACCGCAGCGATCTACACCGCACGCGCGAATCTCTCGCCACTTCTCCTCTCCGGCACCCAGCCCGGCGGCCAGCTCACGACCACCACCGAGGTGGAGAATTTCCCCGGCCACCCGGACGGAATCATGGGACCCGAGCTGATGATGAAAATGCAGCAGCAGGCGGAGAAGTTCGGCGCGCGCATCGCTTGGGCGAGCGTGGAGTCCGTGGAGCGCCGTGAGGACGGCACTTTCCTCCTGAAGGCGGGATCCGAGCAGTTCGAGGCGAAGACCGTCATCATCGCCACCGGTGCGGCTCCGCGCCACCTCGGCATCGACAACGAAAAGGAACTCATCGGCCACGGACTCACCTCATGCGCGACCTGCGACGGCGCCTTCTACCGTGACGTGCCGGTGTGCGTCATCGGCGGTGGGGACAGCGCCACGGAGGAAGCCGGTTTCCTCACCCGCTTCGCCAGCAAGGTTTACCTCATCCACCGCCGCGACACGCTGCGCGCCTCCAAGATCATGGCGGACCGCGCCCTCGCGAATCCGAAGATCGAGCCGGTTTGGAACTCCACGGTTTCCGACTACATCACCGACGAAAAGGGCGAGATGCGCGCCGTGATGTTGGAAAATCTCGTCACCGGTGAGAAGAAGGAACTGGAAGTCGCCTGCGTCTTCGTCGCCATCGGCCACGTTCCGAACAGCGCCTTCCTCGGCGATCTCGTCGACATGGACGAGAACGGTTACATTCTCCAGAATCCGGGCCGCACCTCCACCAAGACGCCGGGCCTTTTCGCCGCGGGCGATGTGGCGGACCACTACTACCGCCAGGCCATCACCGCCGCAGGCCAGGGCTGCGCGGCGGCGCTTGAGGCCGAGCGCTACCTGACCGATCTGGAATAA
- a CDS encoding ABC transporter ATP-binding protein — protein sequence MACTRLFPSNGAITTAMHIELQNVSKSFGHKHALKKFDLNVPPSTIVALLGENGAGKSTLLRILAGVSVPDSGLVRYDGRRFDRENMELRQRLHFTPDMPLLFPDQSVARNIATFAALYKKPTAGREDFLAHWLEDMGAAALMRRKAGVLSRGQLWKAGLGCVAAIEPELWLVDEPFASGMDALGMAAFRRLARHLADTGGTVIYTTQMVEMAADFSDHVCVVREGEQVLWESSAETRRRIAEDPDAAENILRGTPTPP from the coding sequence ATGGCTTGTACTCGCCTATTCCCCTCGAACGGTGCCATAACCACCGCGATGCACATCGAGTTGCAAAACGTCTCCAAATCCTTCGGCCACAAACACGCCCTGAAGAAGTTCGACCTGAACGTCCCACCCTCCACCATCGTCGCGCTGCTCGGGGAGAATGGAGCGGGAAAATCCACCCTGCTGAGGATTCTGGCCGGCGTGAGCGTCCCCGATTCGGGGCTGGTCCGCTATGACGGGAGACGGTTCGACCGGGAAAACATGGAATTGCGCCAACGCCTGCATTTCACCCCGGACATGCCGCTGCTGTTTCCGGACCAGTCGGTGGCGCGGAACATCGCCACCTTCGCGGCCCTTTACAAAAAACCGACGGCGGGGAGGGAGGATTTCCTCGCGCATTGGCTGGAGGACATGGGAGCGGCCGCATTGATGAGGCGGAAGGCGGGGGTTCTCTCGCGCGGACAGTTGTGGAAAGCGGGGCTGGGATGTGTGGCCGCCATCGAGCCGGAGTTGTGGCTGGTCGACGAGCCCTTCGCCTCGGGCATGGACGCGCTGGGCATGGCGGCCTTCCGCAGGCTCGCCAGACATCTGGCGGACACCGGCGGGACGGTCATTTATACCACACAAATGGTGGAGATGGCGGCGGATTTTTCCGACCACGTCTGCGTGGTCCGCGAGGGCGAACAAGTGCTCTGGGAAAGCAGCGCGGAAACCCGCCGCCGCATTGCGGAGGATCCTGACGCGGCGGAAAACATCCTGCGAGGGACCCCAACACCCCCATGA
- a CDS encoding ubiquinone/menaquinone biosynthesis methyltransferase, whose translation MPDATYVHDAFARIADRYVVTNHVLSGGMDIIWRKIVTARIRKWKPSRLLDVASGTGDLALEIQDQIPDCEVTASDFCAEMLAHAASRGIARTIVADALHLPFPDSGFDVVTVAFGLRNMADYPAALREMRRVLKPGGRLVILDFSLPEGILRRPYRWYLHHVLPKMAGALTGQKDAYEYLGGSIEQFPSGKGMTDLLETCGFGKTDATPITFGVVTIYEGTAA comes from the coding sequence ATGCCCGACGCAACCTACGTCCATGATGCCTTCGCGAGAATCGCCGACCGCTATGTGGTGACCAACCACGTCCTCAGCGGCGGCATGGACATCATCTGGCGGAAGATCGTCACGGCCCGCATCCGGAAATGGAAGCCCTCCCGTCTTCTTGACGTGGCCAGCGGCACCGGCGATCTCGCTCTGGAGATCCAGGACCAGATTCCCGACTGCGAGGTCACCGCCTCGGACTTCTGCGCGGAGATGCTCGCCCATGCCGCGAGCCGCGGCATCGCAAGAACCATCGTCGCGGATGCGCTGCATCTGCCGTTTCCTGACAGCGGCTTCGATGTGGTCACGGTCGCCTTCGGCCTCAGGAACATGGCTGACTATCCTGCGGCACTGCGTGAGATGCGGCGGGTGCTGAAGCCGGGAGGCCGCCTTGTCATTCTGGATTTCTCGCTTCCGGAGGGAATCCTCCGCCGCCCTTACCGTTGGTACCTGCATCACGTCCTGCCAAAAATGGCCGGAGCCCTCACGGGACAGAAAGACGCCTACGAATACCTCGGCGGTTCCATCGAACAGTTTCCATCAGGCAAGGGAATGACCGATCTTCTCGAGACTTGTGGATTTGGCAAAACAGACGCCACCCCCATCACTTTCGGCGTGGTCACGATCTATGAGGGCACTGCGGCCTGA
- a CDS encoding NAD(P)H-hydrate dehydratase, with protein MGSVTIAEMLAAESSAMADGWTEEQLLDLAGERLGRAIGRYFPHPGTVVGYLGKGHNAGDTLVALRILRDEFGWDATIRNAWPVHECSPLVRKKWDELGIDIPLEHPPSSADVKKPLLLLDGLLGTGTSGPLREPLSSLAAEMSSLRNHSGARIASVDLPSGINADTGEISPDTVTADITFMIGNAKHGLLTASASSVTGALAVVDVPPLAASGKSGLGIVSPQTLPFGKSPRPFDFHKGQAGRVAILAGSEDYTGAAVLAATGALSGGGGLITLFTPRSAHALVAARCPPEIIVRGIENPMEMSGLRYDSLVVGCGLGEMNDTWSAALTDLIARTEVPTVVDADALNHIAKTGKTAILNDRHILTPHPGEFARLAPDLTGFSREEAVVRFANRVSATLLLKGSRTLVTAANQPVFCNSTGTPGMATGGQGDLLTGVIGARLANGDTPVQAAALSAWLCGRAAEIALNERHLSEESLAPSDVSHFLGAAFRDWKSADR; from the coding sequence ATGGGTTCGGTAACGATTGCTGAAATGCTCGCGGCTGAATCCTCGGCCATGGCGGATGGATGGACGGAGGAGCAGCTTCTCGATCTCGCGGGCGAACGGCTCGGACGTGCCATCGGTCGTTATTTTCCCCATCCCGGCACGGTCGTCGGCTACCTCGGGAAGGGCCACAACGCGGGCGATACCTTGGTCGCACTCCGGATCCTGCGCGACGAATTCGGTTGGGATGCAACCATCCGAAATGCCTGGCCTGTCCATGAATGTTCTCCGCTGGTCAGGAAGAAATGGGACGAACTCGGCATTGATATCCCCCTCGAACATCCGCCCTCGTCTGCGGATGTGAAAAAACCCCTCCTCTTGCTCGACGGCCTCCTTGGCACCGGCACATCCGGCCCTCTCCGGGAGCCGCTGTCATCGCTTGCGGCGGAAATGTCCTCGCTTCGAAACCATTCCGGAGCGCGGATCGCCTCGGTTGACCTCCCGTCCGGCATCAACGCGGACACTGGTGAAATTTCGCCCGATACCGTCACCGCCGACATCACGTTCATGATCGGGAACGCGAAGCATGGATTGCTGACAGCATCCGCCTCCTCCGTGACCGGAGCCCTGGCGGTGGTGGATGTCCCTCCCCTGGCAGCCTCCGGAAAAAGCGGGCTCGGGATCGTTTCCCCGCAGACCCTCCCTTTCGGCAAATCCCCACGCCCGTTCGATTTCCACAAGGGACAGGCCGGTCGCGTCGCAATCCTCGCCGGTTCCGAAGATTATACGGGAGCCGCGGTGCTTGCCGCCACAGGAGCCCTGAGCGGCGGAGGCGGGCTCATCACGCTTTTCACTCCCAGATCCGCGCATGCCCTCGTGGCGGCCAGATGCCCGCCTGAAATCATTGTCAGGGGAATTGAAAATCCCATGGAAATGTCCGGGCTCCGGTATGACAGCTTGGTCGTCGGTTGCGGATTGGGAGAAATGAATGATACCTGGTCCGCCGCACTGACAGACCTTATCGCCCGCACGGAAGTCCCCACCGTGGTCGATGCGGATGCCTTGAACCACATCGCGAAGACCGGAAAAACGGCGATCCTCAACGACAGGCACATCCTCACTCCCCATCCTGGAGAATTCGCCCGCCTCGCACCGGACCTGACAGGGTTCTCCCGGGAAGAAGCTGTCGTCCGCTTTGCCAATCGGGTTTCGGCCACTTTGCTGCTCAAGGGGTCCCGGACGCTTGTGACCGCTGCAAACCAGCCGGTGTTCTGCAATTCGACCGGCACTCCCGGCATGGCCACCGGTGGCCAGGGAGATCTGCTGACCGGAGTGATCGGCGCCCGCCTCGCCAACGGCGACACCCCGGTGCAGGCGGCCGCCTTGTCAGCATGGCTCTGCGGGCGCGCCGCCGAGATCGCACTGAACGAGCGCCACCTTTCCGAAGAATCACTGGCGCCAAGCGATGTTTCGCATTTCCTCGGTGCCGCGTTCCGTGATTGGAAATCCGCGGATCGTTAG
- the mscL gene encoding large conductance mechanosensitive channel protein MscL, which translates to MFKEFKEFALKGNLIDMAVAFVMGAAFTKLSTSFIEGLVMPWVGLIGNGMDFTNKFIALSDKVTATSLVEAKKQGAVFAYGDFITVAINFFIVAFVMFLVVKAINKAKKLAEKQEAAAPAPVPVPTAEERLLTEIRDLLKSKA; encoded by the coding sequence ATGTTCAAGGAATTCAAGGAATTTGCTCTCAAGGGAAACCTCATCGATATGGCCGTCGCTTTTGTCATGGGCGCGGCCTTTACCAAGCTTTCCACCTCCTTCATCGAGGGGCTGGTGATGCCTTGGGTGGGATTGATCGGAAACGGAATGGACTTCACCAACAAGTTCATCGCGCTTTCGGATAAAGTGACGGCGACCAGCCTGGTTGAAGCGAAAAAGCAGGGTGCTGTGTTCGCCTACGGGGACTTCATCACGGTGGCCATCAACTTTTTCATCGTCGCGTTTGTCATGTTCCTCGTCGTGAAAGCGATCAACAAGGCGAAGAAGCTGGCGGAGAAGCAGGAAGCCGCGGCACCGGCCCCGGTTCCTGTGCCCACCGCGGAGGAGCGGCTGCTCACCGAGATCCGCGATTTGCTCAAGTCGAAGGCCTAA
- a CDS encoding addiction module protein — MIALDELRELPLQEKMRMMEVLWESISPTEEELEVPQWHKAILDEREQLIREGKAKFTDWETAKERIRTAIS, encoded by the coding sequence ATGATCGCACTGGACGAACTCAGAGAGCTTCCTCTCCAGGAAAAAATGAGAATGATGGAGGTGCTCTGGGAAAGCATCTCGCCTACTGAGGAAGAACTGGAAGTGCCCCAATGGCATAAGGCCATTCTCGATGAACGCGAACAACTCATTCGGGAAGGAAAAGCGAAATTCACAGATTGGGAAACCGCCAAAGAGCGGATCAGAACCGCCATTTCATGA
- a CDS encoding helix-turn-helix domain-containing protein has translation MKRRDVEITQRDGRFLAILAREPLPLSLSQIAREGDYRMSFLSERIGVSERHLRRVFEDGIGISPKDWMRQERMVAARSLLRAGSPIKEVAIDLGFTNSKMFSRDFQLFHGVTPTEFQRKEKSHVLNAIN, from the coding sequence GTGAAACGCCGCGACGTAGAAATTACCCAGCGAGACGGAAGGTTTCTCGCGATTCTGGCCCGCGAACCTCTGCCTCTGTCATTGTCCCAGATCGCCCGTGAGGGTGACTACAGGATGAGTTTCCTGAGCGAACGGATTGGGGTATCGGAACGCCATCTCCGCCGTGTGTTCGAGGACGGCATCGGCATTTCCCCGAAAGACTGGATGCGGCAGGAGCGCATGGTGGCGGCCCGGTCGTTGCTGAGGGCGGGTTCACCGATCAAGGAAGTCGCGATTGACCTGGGATTTACGAATTCGAAGATGTTTTCCCGCGATTTCCAATTATTCCACGGCGTGACGCCCACCGAGTTCCAACGGAAGGAAAAGTCACACGTGTTGAACGCGATCAACTGA
- a CDS encoding phosphate acyltransferase, whose protein sequence is MSDISHAATTGNSVTQNLLEQLRRHPKRVVFTEGEDIRVIQAAARLVEIEAVAPILLGNKERIRAIAAEHGASLRFIHIIDPPLASDFKLFCQRVENMARYRTLQIGDPAEIVSRPHYFGALMVQYGQADALVGGNQALPASYFRALLHTIKPLPDVPKIFGVTMLTGDHLKHMGGNGVLFLADCGLIPNPDVTQLAAIAIETGKLAHHFLGRKAHVAMLSHSTKGSASTPDARKMAAAASLAQDHALHQFLEISIEGEVQADVALDPEAAETKLPAAEARPTADVLVFPNLDAAHISLKLLQHVAGAQNYGQLILGLSRPAAQVPRTATVETIFGTAAAIAVEAIKFHQLYPDGEV, encoded by the coding sequence ATGTCCGACATTTCCCACGCCGCCACCACGGGTAACTCCGTCACCCAAAACCTTCTCGAGCAACTCCGCCGCCATCCGAAACGGGTGGTTTTCACAGAAGGCGAGGACATCCGCGTCATCCAGGCCGCGGCGCGTCTGGTGGAAATCGAGGCCGTGGCTCCCATCCTGTTGGGGAACAAGGAGCGCATCCGTGCCATCGCGGCGGAGCATGGCGCGTCATTGAGATTCATCCATATCATTGATCCTCCCCTGGCGTCCGACTTCAAACTCTTCTGTCAGCGTGTGGAAAACATGGCACGCTACCGGACCTTGCAGATCGGAGATCCTGCGGAGATCGTCTCACGTCCCCATTACTTCGGCGCGCTCATGGTGCAATACGGCCAGGCGGACGCATTGGTCGGTGGCAACCAGGCATTGCCCGCCTCCTACTTCCGCGCCCTGCTCCACACCATCAAGCCCCTGCCGGATGTGCCGAAGATTTTCGGTGTCACCATGCTCACCGGCGACCATCTGAAACATATGGGTGGAAACGGCGTCCTTTTCCTCGCGGATTGCGGGCTGATCCCGAACCCGGACGTCACGCAGCTCGCCGCCATCGCCATCGAGACCGGCAAGCTCGCCCACCACTTCCTCGGACGCAAGGCCCATGTCGCGATGCTGAGCCACTCGACCAAGGGCTCCGCCAGCACTCCGGACGCACGCAAGATGGCGGCCGCAGCATCCCTCGCTCAAGACCACGCGCTGCACCAGTTTTTGGAAATCAGCATCGAGGGTGAGGTTCAAGCCGATGTCGCGCTCGATCCCGAGGCTGCGGAAACCAAACTCCCGGCTGCGGAAGCCCGCCCGACCGCGGATGTGCTCGTCTTCCCCAACCTGGACGCCGCCCATATCTCGCTCAAACTGCTCCAGCACGTGGCGGGAGCCCAGAACTACGGCCAGCTCATCCTCGGCCTGTCCAGGCCCGCCGCCCAGGTGCCCCGGACGGCGACGGTGGAGACGATCTTCGGCACCGCCGCCGCGATCGCCGTCGAAGCCATCAAGTTCCACCAGCTTTATCCGGACGGTGAAGTTTGA
- a CDS encoding P-II family nitrogen regulator, with protein sequence MKKIEAIIKPFKLEEVKEALAEVGVQGMTVTEVKGFGRQKGHTEIYRGSEYTVDFLPKVKIEIVVDDAQADGVASAIVKSANTGKIGDGKVFISTVEEAIRIRTGETGSSAVAVN encoded by the coding sequence ATGAAAAAAATCGAAGCGATCATAAAACCATTCAAGCTTGAAGAAGTTAAGGAGGCCCTCGCCGAGGTGGGTGTGCAAGGTATGACAGTCACCGAAGTCAAGGGCTTCGGTCGTCAAAAGGGACATACCGAGATTTACCGGGGCTCCGAATACACCGTGGATTTCCTTCCCAAGGTCAAAATTGAAATCGTTGTGGACGACGCACAGGCGGACGGCGTGGCCTCTGCCATCGTGAAGAGTGCGAACACCGGCAAGATTGGTGATGGCAAGGTGTTCATTTCCACTGTCGAAGAAGCGATCCGCATCCGGACGGGTGAGACCGGTTCTTCCGCTGTCGCAGTGAACTGA
- a CDS encoding OmpP1/FadL family transporter yields the protein MRSFQTRQLIIFTAALGGLMPDMACAAGYYLPNQDAFATSRGNAFVATADSAAAVFYNPAGMTQLERPQVQAGAYAIVLGNRATVQGEETEAKNELQVVPSLYYVQPFNDRLSFGFGLNSPWGLGTDWGRDSNMSPVVTEARLLFASATSAVAYKVTDEFSIGASFSVNYADLTLEQGLRDPGTGAGIPGSYFRYNGDDIGFAGAVGLRWQPHEQHAFGLNYQTGSSFDLNGKTESNLLADDSSAGMEFMTPDRVAVGYSYRPKPGWNIEANIEWLNWDSLNTLNVKTSTVPGTDTVPVTFDWESSFIYEIGASYTTESGYIFAIGYDYNESSQPDTNFTPGVCDADLQWLNLGFGRKCGDHQWMLTYQFGYSNRTVDGATEPLANGRYKSRHNALVLAWQQDF from the coding sequence ATGCGTTCATTCCAAACGAGGCAACTGATTATTTTCACGGCAGCACTGGGCGGATTGATGCCCGACATGGCATGCGCCGCAGGCTACTATCTGCCGAACCAGGACGCGTTCGCCACGTCGCGGGGGAACGCATTCGTCGCGACGGCGGACAGCGCGGCGGCCGTTTTCTACAATCCGGCGGGTATGACCCAGTTGGAACGTCCACAGGTCCAGGCCGGAGCCTATGCGATCGTGCTCGGCAACCGTGCGACGGTGCAGGGTGAGGAGACGGAGGCGAAAAACGAACTTCAGGTGGTGCCAAGCCTTTATTACGTCCAGCCTTTCAATGACCGGCTCAGCTTCGGTTTCGGACTGAACAGCCCATGGGGGCTCGGGACGGACTGGGGACGTGACAGCAACATGAGTCCGGTGGTGACGGAAGCGCGCCTGCTGTTCGCCAGCGCAACCTCCGCGGTCGCCTATAAGGTAACGGATGAATTTTCCATCGGCGCATCGTTTTCAGTCAATTATGCGGATCTGACCCTGGAGCAGGGACTCAGGGATCCCGGAACGGGCGCGGGCATTCCCGGCAGCTACTTCCGCTATAACGGGGATGACATCGGTTTCGCCGGTGCCGTCGGTTTGCGTTGGCAACCCCACGAACAACACGCGTTCGGCCTGAACTACCAGACTGGATCTTCGTTCGACTTGAACGGCAAAACCGAGTCCAACCTGCTCGCGGATGATTCCTCGGCCGGGATGGAATTCATGACACCGGACCGGGTGGCGGTGGGATACTCATATCGGCCCAAACCGGGCTGGAACATCGAGGCGAACATCGAGTGGCTGAACTGGGATTCGCTGAACACGCTGAATGTGAAAACCTCGACGGTGCCGGGGACCGATACGGTGCCGGTGACCTTCGATTGGGAGTCTTCCTTCATCTACGAAATCGGCGCCTCCTATACCACCGAAAGCGGCTATATTTTCGCCATCGGTTACGACTACAACGAGAGCTCGCAACCTGACACGAATTTCACTCCCGGTGTTTGCGATGCGGACCTCCAATGGCTGAATCTCGGCTTTGGCAGGAAATGCGGTGATCATCAGTGGATGCTCACCTATCAGTTCGGCTACTCGAACCGCACTGTGGACGGTGCGACGGAGCCGCTCGCGAACGGCCGTTACAAGTCCCGCCACAACGCCCTGGTGCTTGCTTGGCAGCAGGACTTCTGA
- a CDS encoding DUF3817 domain-containing protein, whose product MPNWNTAVGRVRGVGMLEGISFLLLMGVAMPLKYFAGMPEAVKWTGWAHGLLFVLYCLTIFQALLGGQLSFGKSVMAFVASLIPFGPFLVDRQLAKEDRPEEI is encoded by the coding sequence ATGCCAAATTGGAATACAGCGGTGGGCCGCGTGCGTGGAGTGGGAATGCTGGAGGGGATTTCGTTCCTGTTGCTGATGGGTGTCGCGATGCCGTTGAAGTATTTCGCGGGAATGCCCGAAGCGGTGAAATGGACGGGTTGGGCGCACGGCCTCTTGTTCGTGCTTTACTGCCTCACGATTTTCCAAGCCCTGCTCGGTGGTCAGCTATCATTCGGGAAATCCGTGATGGCGTTCGTTGCGTCCCTCATTCCGTTCGGACCGTTTCTCGTCGATCGCCAGTTGGCGAAAGAAGATCGTCCCGAGGAAATCTAA